A part of Vibrio sp. B1FLJ16 genomic DNA contains:
- a CDS encoding DNA internalization-related competence protein ComEC/Rec2, with amino-acid sequence MTLSEKSWTLVLFVASVISSAWWPIMPDWPWLLLGIITTGLLIKLRRGLISIGIIWGFMVVIIHGNVVEYQRQALLKSGVNSTITGEVDSSFKQISHGYVGIVTINQVNDHNLLPFLKPKVRLVTPFPIPVNSEFTTTAQVKPIFGLRNEAGFDAEKGAMGQGISARVIVPADASWMIRTTSSFRQTFIDRVLMDISHLDHLPLISALAFADRSSLDDDDWIELRDSGLLHLISISGLHIGMAFSFGLVLGVGVRIVFPRWALIPSITGLSVALGYAWMADFSLPTVRAILVCVIYVLLKHALIYWSAWRVVLLAVAIQLFIQPFASFSMSFWLSYLSVGLVLFAVHLVQMQKGSLIAKIRAAFSMQLCLSLLVVPLGAYFFSGFSLSAILYNLVFIPWFGFVVVPLMFLALFLSLLLPDLANPVWQLVDFSLWPLSESLQYALGTWLTLSLETTWLFALLSVCLVLKRFLSSQAWVLLVAVVVCVSSMRDRYKEGWRVDVLDVGHGLAVIIEKDGQVLLYDTGKAWQGGSIAEQIITPILQRRGYTSIDTLVLSHVDNDHAGGQHIIEETFGPVVKRSSQYFQGYQACVRGESWIWQGLDIQVLWPPKLVRRAYNPHSCVLRVSDPESGINVLLTGDIEAISEWILLREPNKLRSEIMLVPHHGSKSSSNPRFIEAVSPVIAIASLAKDNQWGMPAKSVVSSYQNAGALWLDTGESGQVTFKVSEGKWYFSTKRSDTFGPWYRQMLRKGVE; translated from the coding sequence ATGACTCTCTCAGAAAAAAGTTGGACCTTGGTGTTATTTGTAGCAAGTGTCATTTCATCAGCCTGGTGGCCGATTATGCCGGACTGGCCTTGGTTACTGCTGGGAATAATTACCACTGGCTTACTTATCAAATTACGTCGTGGCTTAATCAGCATAGGCATAATCTGGGGCTTTATGGTCGTCATTATCCACGGCAATGTGGTTGAGTATCAGCGACAAGCCCTTTTAAAATCAGGGGTGAATAGTACCATAACTGGCGAAGTTGACAGCTCTTTTAAGCAAATAAGTCATGGATATGTAGGTATCGTGACTATAAATCAGGTCAACGATCACAACTTATTACCTTTTCTTAAACCTAAAGTGCGTTTAGTCACCCCTTTTCCCATCCCTGTTAACAGCGAATTTACGACGACGGCGCAGGTTAAGCCTATATTCGGACTGCGTAATGAAGCCGGGTTCGATGCAGAAAAAGGGGCAATGGGGCAAGGCATTTCAGCCAGAGTTATTGTGCCCGCCGATGCGAGTTGGATGATACGAACCACCTCCAGCTTTCGCCAGACTTTTATTGATCGGGTATTGATGGATATATCTCATCTCGACCATCTGCCGTTAATCAGTGCATTGGCTTTTGCGGACCGGTCAAGCCTTGACGATGATGACTGGATCGAACTCAGAGACAGTGGCTTACTGCATCTGATCTCTATTTCAGGTCTGCACATTGGGATGGCGTTTAGTTTCGGTTTGGTACTTGGCGTTGGAGTTCGTATTGTTTTCCCCCGTTGGGCGCTTATACCTTCAATCACCGGATTATCTGTAGCTCTTGGTTATGCATGGATGGCGGACTTTTCCTTGCCAACGGTTCGGGCAATATTGGTCTGCGTTATTTATGTATTGCTTAAACATGCTCTAATTTACTGGAGTGCATGGAGGGTGGTATTGCTGGCGGTGGCTATCCAGTTGTTCATACAGCCTTTTGCTTCATTTAGTATGAGTTTCTGGCTGTCCTATTTGTCGGTTGGCTTGGTACTGTTTGCGGTTCATTTGGTCCAAATGCAAAAGGGCTCCCTGATTGCTAAAATCCGTGCAGCCTTTAGCATGCAACTTTGTCTGAGTTTGTTGGTTGTCCCTCTTGGTGCTTACTTTTTCAGCGGCTTTAGCTTGTCAGCAATCCTCTACAATCTGGTTTTTATTCCTTGGTTTGGGTTTGTCGTTGTTCCACTCATGTTTTTGGCATTATTTCTTTCGTTACTGCTGCCGGATTTGGCCAACCCAGTATGGCAATTAGTGGACTTTTCGCTTTGGCCGCTAAGCGAATCACTTCAGTATGCACTTGGAACCTGGTTAACGCTTTCGCTTGAAACGACATGGCTTTTTGCCTTGTTAAGTGTTTGTCTTGTTCTGAAGCGCTTTTTATCAAGTCAAGCGTGGGTGCTTTTAGTTGCCGTTGTAGTCTGCGTCAGTTCAATGCGTGATCGCTATAAAGAAGGTTGGCGAGTGGATGTTCTCGATGTCGGGCATGGCTTGGCTGTCATTATCGAAAAAGACGGTCAAGTTTTACTGTACGATACGGGGAAAGCCTGGCAGGGAGGCAGTATTGCGGAGCAGATTATCACTCCGATACTCCAACGCAGGGGTTACACGTCGATTGATACTCTGGTGCTAAGCCATGTCGATAATGATCATGCCGGAGGGCAGCACATCATTGAAGAGACATTTGGGCCGGTAGTAAAACGTAGTAGCCAGTATTTTCAAGGTTATCAAGCCTGTGTTAGGGGAGAAAGCTGGATTTGGCAGGGGCTCGATATCCAGGTTCTCTGGCCACCCAAACTGGTCAGGCGCGCTTATAACCCTCACTCATGTGTACTAAGAGTCAGCGACCCGGAATCCGGGATTAATGTGCTTCTTACCGGAGATATAGAGGCTATTAGCGAGTGGATATTACTCAGGGAACCAAACAAACTACGGAGTGAGATCATGCTTGTGCCGCATCATGGGAGTAAAAGCTCGTCTAATCCGCGATTTATTGAGGCGGTTTCACCAGTGATAGCCATTGCATCTTTAGCAAAAGATAATCAGTGGGGGATGCCTGCTAAGTCGGTCGTTTCCTCTTACCAAAATGCTGGCGCTCTTTGGCTCGATACCGGCGAGAGTGGTCAAGTAACGTTCAAAGTAAGTGAAGGCAAGTGGTACTTTAGCACCAAACGCAGCGATACATTTGGGCCTTGGTATAGGCAGATGCTGCGTAAGGGGGTAGAATAA
- a CDS encoding DUF2062 domain-containing protein, whose product MPRKLIKRLMPDHEVIKRQKALKVFGNLLYNPNLWCLNRRSASGAFAVGLFMAFVPLPSQMIMAAGLAILMGVNLPLSVALVWVSNPITMPVLFYFAYKVGALVMHVPPQPFHFELSWDFIMQQMNTIGPPFLLGCAICAVASAIIGYFGIRGLWRYSVVRSWQKRSIR is encoded by the coding sequence ATGCCTAGAAAGTTGATAAAACGCCTCATGCCAGATCACGAAGTGATCAAGCGTCAAAAAGCATTGAAGGTTTTCGGCAACTTGTTATACAACCCGAACCTGTGGTGCTTAAACCGTCGCTCTGCGTCTGGTGCTTTTGCCGTTGGCTTGTTTATGGCTTTCGTTCCTCTCCCTAGTCAGATGATCATGGCTGCAGGTTTAGCCATATTAATGGGTGTTAACCTGCCTCTTTCTGTCGCCCTGGTATGGGTTAGTAACCCTATCACTATGCCTGTTTTATTCTATTTCGCCTACAAAGTCGGGGCACTTGTGATGCATGTTCCGCCACAGCCGTTCCATTTTGAATTATCGTGGGACTTCATCATGCAGCAGATGAATACGATCGGGCCTCCATTCCTGTTAGGATGTGCTATCTGTGCAGTCGCTTCAGCCATAATAGGTTACTTTGGCATTCGCGGATTGTGGCGTTACTCAGTGGTTCGCAGTTGGCAAAAGCGAAGCATAAGATAA
- the lolE gene encoding lipoprotein-releasing ABC transporter permease subunit LolE codes for MFSSLALMIGGRFSRAKKRNKMVSFISLSSTIGIAVGVAVIIIGLSAMNGFERELQSRVLSVIPHAELEGVDGPLQNYSKTMDQSLKHKHVVAAAPYVRFTGLTEKGSKLKAVEVRGVEPSYEQAVSSMSDFIDPEAWQNFYAGQQQVILGRGVADELGAEVGDFVTLMIPQTGVGSRVQAPKRVRVQVIGFLTLNGQIDHSLALVPLEDAQQYARLGDGVTGISLKTNDVLNAPEVVREVGGLIDVYVYLRSWKQQFGFLYRDIQLVRIIMYLVMVLVIGVACFNIVSTLMMAVKDRAAEIAILRTMGAKDSLIKRIFVWQGVFSGVLGSLVGSIIGVLVALNLTSLIKGLETLIGHQFLSGDIYFVDFLPSQINWPDVALVSITAIVLSLIATWYPASRAAKLNPAAVLSAK; via the coding sequence TTGTTTTCATCCTTAGCATTGATGATCGGTGGCCGTTTTAGTCGCGCAAAAAAACGCAACAAAATGGTGTCGTTTATCTCTTTGTCTTCGACCATTGGTATTGCTGTCGGTGTTGCCGTCATCATTATTGGCCTGTCTGCAATGAACGGATTTGAGCGAGAGCTACAATCACGTGTACTCTCGGTCATTCCACATGCTGAGCTAGAGGGCGTAGATGGGCCGCTACAAAACTACAGCAAGACAATGGATCAATCGTTAAAACATAAACATGTGGTTGCGGCTGCGCCGTATGTTCGCTTTACAGGGCTGACTGAAAAGGGCAGTAAATTAAAAGCCGTTGAAGTACGTGGCGTTGAGCCTTCGTATGAGCAAGCAGTCTCAAGCATGTCTGATTTTATTGATCCTGAAGCCTGGCAAAACTTCTATGCAGGTCAGCAACAGGTCATTCTAGGCCGAGGTGTCGCTGATGAACTGGGAGCTGAGGTTGGCGATTTTGTCACTTTAATGATTCCGCAAACCGGGGTTGGTAGTCGGGTTCAGGCGCCAAAACGTGTGCGTGTTCAGGTCATCGGTTTTTTAACTTTGAATGGTCAGATCGATCACTCCCTTGCGTTAGTGCCTTTAGAGGATGCGCAGCAATATGCGCGATTAGGGGATGGTGTTACTGGTATTTCACTCAAAACAAATGATGTACTTAACGCTCCGGAAGTGGTTCGCGAAGTGGGCGGACTGATAGATGTGTATGTCTATCTAAGAAGTTGGAAACAGCAATTTGGTTTCTTATACAGGGACATTCAGCTTGTAAGAATCATTATGTACCTGGTGATGGTGCTGGTGATTGGTGTCGCATGTTTTAATATCGTTTCTACTCTGATGATGGCGGTAAAAGATCGTGCTGCAGAAATTGCTATCTTGAGAACCATGGGAGCTAAAGACAGTCTGATAAAGCGTATCTTTGTTTGGCAAGGAGTGTTTTCAGGAGTACTGGGCAGTCTTGTCGGAAGTATTATTGGTGTTTTGGTTGCCTTAAATCTGACGTCTCTGATTAAAGGGCTGGAAACGCTGATTGGCCACCAGTTCTTATCAGGAGATATTTATTTTGTGGATTTCCTACCATCACAGATAAATTGGCCAGATGTGGCATTAGTATCGATAACGGCGATTGTGCTCAGCTTAATAGCGACCTGGTATCCGGCTTCGCGGGCTGCCAAGTTAAACCCAGCCGCAGTGTTGAGTGCGAAGTAA
- the lolD gene encoding lipoprotein-releasing ABC transporter ATP-binding protein LolD, translating into MNKLLECRDIRKVYREGALDTEVLKGVSFDLEKGELVSIVGSSGSGKSTLLHILGALDDATHGEVDFLGQDLSSLGSNKQAALRNKHLGFVYQFHHLLADFTALENVAMPLLIGGAKAAEAKAAAKALLDKVGLGHRIDHRPSELSGGERQRVAIARALVNKPDLVLADEPTGNLDHNTALAIYDLMRELNQESNIAFLVVTHDNELAAKMDRQMHMQDGLLVDSLTTQSAVEEA; encoded by the coding sequence ATGAATAAGCTATTAGAATGTCGTGATATTCGTAAAGTCTACCGTGAGGGTGCTCTAGATACGGAAGTGCTAAAAGGGGTCAGTTTTGATCTTGAGAAGGGAGAGTTGGTTTCTATAGTCGGTTCATCTGGCTCTGGTAAAAGTACTTTGTTGCATATTCTAGGTGCACTTGATGATGCAACCCATGGTGAAGTGGATTTTCTGGGGCAAGACCTATCATCTTTGGGGTCCAATAAACAAGCGGCTTTACGCAATAAGCATTTGGGTTTTGTGTATCAGTTTCATCATCTGTTAGCTGATTTTACGGCATTGGAGAATGTGGCAATGCCGCTATTGATTGGTGGTGCCAAGGCGGCAGAAGCGAAAGCGGCTGCGAAAGCGTTACTCGACAAAGTCGGCTTAGGTCATCGTATCGACCACCGGCCATCGGAGCTGTCGGGTGGTGAGCGTCAGCGTGTCGCGATAGCTCGTGCCTTGGTTAATAAACCAGATCTTGTTCTGGCTGATGAGCCGACTGGTAACCTGGATCACAATACTGCACTCGCTATTTATGATTTGATGCGCGAGCTAAACCAAGAGTCGAATATTGCTTTTTTAGTCGTGACACACGATAACGAACTAGCTGCAAAGATGGATCGCCAGATGCACATGCAAGATGGATTGCTGGTGGATAGTTTGACGACTCAATCAGCTGTTGAGGAGGCCTGA
- the lolC gene encoding lipoprotein-releasing ABC transporter permease subunit LolC, producing the protein MYHPISLFIGLRYLRGRSGDRFSRFVSYMSTAGITIGVMSLVTVLSVMNGFEAQLKERILGVLPHAVISQNDGKTPFTESAPEFIQNISALAKPEPVVRGEAVIQSSAQLTAGYLIGIEPKKRDPIANYLIAGRLSALQAGEYQVFLGHSLARSLKVSIGDKVRLMVTNATQFTPIGRIPSQRNFTVAGIFNTGSDVDGQLMIVNMTDAARLMRLPEDTVSGWRVYFSDPFVVTEFANKPMPQGWQWSDWRAQRGELFQAVKMEKNMMGLMLGLIVGVAAFNIISALIMVVMEKQSEVAILKTQGMTQTQVMTIFMVQGASSGVIGAIVGGLAGVMLSLNLNAILEAAGVALFSFGGRLPILIDSSQILLVVVLAIALSLTATIYPSYRASSVKPAEALRYE; encoded by the coding sequence ATGTATCATCCTATCTCATTATTTATTGGTTTGAGATATCTTCGGGGACGCTCCGGAGATAGGTTTAGCCGATTTGTGTCTTATATGTCGACAGCAGGCATTACCATCGGAGTGATGTCATTAGTAACTGTGCTATCGGTGATGAATGGCTTTGAAGCTCAGCTTAAAGAGCGCATTCTAGGTGTACTGCCTCACGCGGTTATTTCTCAGAATGATGGTAAAACACCGTTTACGGAATCAGCTCCTGAATTCATCCAGAATATTTCTGCACTGGCGAAGCCGGAACCTGTTGTTCGTGGTGAAGCGGTTATACAAAGCTCAGCGCAACTAACGGCAGGGTATTTGATTGGTATTGAGCCGAAAAAGCGAGACCCGATAGCGAATTACTTAATTGCAGGACGTTTATCGGCATTACAGGCCGGCGAATATCAAGTCTTTCTCGGACACAGTTTAGCGCGCTCTCTAAAAGTTTCTATCGGCGATAAAGTGCGTTTAATGGTCACAAATGCTACGCAGTTTACACCGATTGGTCGTATTCCGAGCCAACGAAACTTTACTGTCGCAGGTATTTTCAATACGGGCTCTGATGTTGATGGGCAACTTATGATCGTTAATATGACGGATGCGGCTAGGCTGATGCGCTTACCGGAAGATACCGTATCTGGCTGGCGTGTGTATTTTTCAGATCCATTTGTGGTAACAGAATTTGCCAACAAACCAATGCCGCAGGGATGGCAGTGGAGTGACTGGCGCGCTCAGCGTGGCGAACTTTTTCAGGCGGTGAAAATGGAAAAGAACATGATGGGCTTAATGCTGGGACTTATCGTGGGTGTTGCAGCGTTTAATATCATATCAGCGTTAATCATGGTGGTGATGGAAAAACAATCTGAAGTGGCCATTCTCAAAACACAGGGTATGACTCAAACGCAAGTGATGACGATTTTTATGGTTCAGGGTGCAAGCAGCGGTGTGATCGGTGCTATCGTGGGTGGTTTGGCAGGAGTGATGTTATCACTCAACTTAAACGCGATTCTTGAAGCTGCCGGTGTTGCGCTATTTTCTTTCGGTGGTCGTCTGCCTATTTTGATTGATTCATCCCAGATTCTGTTAGTCGTGGTACTGGCAATTGCTCTAAGCCTGACCGCGACGATTTATCCTTCTTACCGAGCATCTTCTGTTAAACCTGCTGAGGCACTTCGCTATGAATAA
- a CDS encoding PilZ domain-containing protein gives MTEQEYFTVHHNLTINVEALSTNFALPDEETFTSEIPAPFIVASEFSKLDTLADNARLELKNKELKHVIELLDTQNTKLNLLLSFMLSQQDDSETRFQTTQFGASQLSYRAASALELNQLVRAKLFLDHPAAAIYCYAQVVECESAEQGFFITLKYKMLRDTDQDLLIKAALYQQQKLLRQRSLERDNK, from the coding sequence ATGACAGAGCAAGAATATTTCACCGTTCACCACAACCTGACAATAAACGTGGAAGCGTTAAGCACCAACTTTGCTTTGCCAGACGAAGAAACTTTCACTTCCGAAATACCGGCACCATTTATTGTTGCGAGTGAATTCAGCAAGTTAGACACATTAGCAGACAACGCGCGTTTAGAGCTGAAAAACAAAGAATTAAAGCATGTTATTGAACTGCTCGACACACAGAATACTAAACTTAACCTGCTGTTAAGCTTTATGCTGTCACAGCAAGACGACTCAGAAACCCGCTTTCAGACTACTCAGTTTGGGGCGAGTCAGCTCAGTTACCGTGCCGCTAGCGCGCTAGAATTAAACCAATTGGTGCGGGCAAAACTGTTCTTGGATCATCCGGCAGCAGCAATATACTGCTACGCTCAGGTGGTAGAATGTGAGTCAGCAGAACAGGGCTTTTTCATCACTCTGAAATACAAAATGCTCAGAGACACCGATCAGGATTTGCTGATTAAAGCCGCTTTATACCAACAACAAAAATTACTACGTCAGCGCTCACTGGAGCGAGATAACAAATAA
- the mfd gene encoding transcription-repair coupling factor encodes MTKATILSVTSPSERGDKKQLGNLPGAALPLAIAELAKQHSSHSLLVVPDPQIALKLQAEIEQFTDQSVSLFPDWETLPYDNFSPHQEIISDRIARLYQLPNQNSGITIVPVSTVLQRQSPRDFLLQHTLMVKTGDQFSLEKLRVQLENSGYRHVDQVFGPGEYASRGSILDLFPMGSDDPYRIDFFDDEIDTIRTFDPENQRSIEDIKQIQLLPAHEFPTTKEAIEEFRTRWRTQFEARREPESIYMQVTKGTWPAGIEYWQPLFFEHTETLFDYLPDDSQLIIYGDIETAVDTFLHDVEYRYDQKKIDPLRPLLAPHDLWLKKDELFTHFKQLPQAQLHLEKIVKRAGRENLPVKSLAELGVQQQNKEPLARLRQFSEQFTGKIVFSVESEGRREALTELLQGIKVRPVVHKSLYQALDSDNRFSLILGAAEHGFIHEELNFALICESDLLGDRVIQRRRKDKKAVNSDTVIRHLAELKPGQPVVHIDHGIGRYIGLQTLEAGGMKTEYVTLEYQNDAKLYVPVSSLNLISRYSGGAEESAPLHKLGGEAWAKARRKAAEKVRDVAAELLDVYAKRELKPGFKFELDRGQYATFKATFPFEETDDQSMAINAVMSDMCQAKAMDRLVCGDVGFGKTEVAMRAAFVATDNGKQVAVLVPTTLLAQQHFENFRDRFANLPIRVEVLSRFKSAKEQKVILQDLAEGKVDIVVGTHKLLSSDIRFKDLGLLIVDEEHRFGVRQKEKVKAMRADVDILTLTATPIPRTLNMAMSGMRDLSIIATPPARRLAVKTFVRQREEPVIREAVLREIMRGGQVYFLHNQVETIEKTAEDLQKLVPEARITVAHGQMRERELERIMNDFYHQRFNVLVCTTIIETGIDVPTANTIIMDRADNLGLAQLHQLRGRVGRSHHQAYAYLLTPHPKAMTKDAIKRLDAIASLEDLGAGFTLATHDLEIRGAGELLGDEQSGQIQSVGFTLYMEMLEQAVEALKEGKEPSLDDLLREQTEVEMRIPALLPDDYIPDVNTRLSMYKRIASVTNADELSELKVELIDRFGLLPDAAKNLLAVSELKFSAGNLKAKKIEAHDKGGFVEFYPDADINPMYLVKLLQSQPKKFAMEGPTKFKFSVPLTDRRKRVQFVKDLLNDFKQNLLPTS; translated from the coding sequence ATGACAAAAGCAACGATACTTTCCGTCACCAGTCCTTCTGAGCGTGGCGATAAAAAACAGTTAGGCAATTTACCGGGAGCAGCACTCCCGCTCGCGATTGCAGAACTAGCGAAACAGCACTCAAGTCATTCACTTCTTGTGGTGCCTGATCCGCAAATTGCCCTAAAGCTACAAGCAGAAATTGAACAGTTCACCGACCAGTCAGTGAGCCTTTTCCCCGACTGGGAAACACTGCCATACGATAACTTTTCCCCGCATCAGGAAATCATTTCAGACCGAATTGCGCGTTTGTACCAGTTACCGAATCAGAATAGCGGCATCACCATTGTTCCCGTCAGTACAGTATTACAACGCCAGTCACCGCGTGATTTCTTGCTGCAGCATACTTTAATGGTAAAAACTGGCGACCAGTTCTCACTGGAAAAACTGCGTGTACAACTCGAAAACTCCGGCTACCGACATGTAGACCAGGTTTTCGGCCCCGGTGAGTACGCCAGCCGAGGCTCTATTCTTGATCTGTTCCCCATGGGAAGTGATGACCCGTACCGAATTGATTTCTTTGATGACGAGATCGATACCATCCGTACTTTCGATCCGGAGAATCAACGTTCGATCGAAGACATTAAACAGATCCAGCTGCTTCCTGCACATGAATTCCCAACCACAAAAGAAGCAATTGAAGAGTTTCGCACTCGCTGGCGTACTCAGTTTGAAGCACGTCGTGAGCCTGAATCTATCTATATGCAGGTGACAAAAGGCACATGGCCGGCAGGTATCGAATATTGGCAACCACTGTTCTTTGAACACACCGAAACCTTGTTCGATTATTTACCTGACGACTCACAATTAATTATTTATGGCGATATTGAAACCGCAGTAGACACGTTCTTACATGACGTAGAATACCGCTACGACCAGAAGAAAATTGATCCTCTGCGTCCTCTGCTTGCACCACACGATCTGTGGTTGAAAAAAGATGAGCTTTTCACTCACTTTAAGCAGTTACCGCAAGCTCAGTTACACCTGGAGAAAATAGTTAAACGTGCTGGCCGTGAAAATCTGCCCGTTAAATCACTGGCAGAGCTTGGGGTTCAGCAACAGAACAAAGAACCTTTGGCTCGCCTGCGTCAGTTTAGCGAGCAGTTTACCGGTAAAATCGTTTTTTCAGTCGAGTCGGAAGGCCGACGTGAAGCGCTGACTGAACTTTTGCAAGGCATTAAAGTTCGCCCAGTGGTACACAAATCTTTGTACCAAGCCCTGGACTCAGATAACCGATTCAGTTTAATTCTCGGTGCGGCAGAGCACGGTTTTATCCATGAAGAACTTAACTTTGCGCTGATCTGTGAAAGCGATTTACTTGGTGACCGCGTTATTCAGCGCCGCCGCAAAGATAAAAAAGCCGTCAACAGCGATACCGTTATCCGCCACCTAGCCGAACTGAAGCCTGGTCAACCTGTGGTACATATTGATCACGGTATCGGACGCTATATCGGTCTGCAGACCCTTGAAGCAGGCGGTATGAAAACCGAATACGTTACGCTTGAATATCAAAATGATGCCAAGCTATATGTACCGGTGTCATCACTGAACCTCATCAGCCGTTATTCCGGCGGTGCAGAAGAAAGCGCACCACTGCATAAACTCGGCGGAGAAGCCTGGGCGAAAGCACGTCGTAAGGCAGCAGAAAAAGTCCGGGATGTCGCAGCCGAACTTCTCGACGTGTACGCTAAACGTGAATTGAAACCAGGATTTAAATTCGAGCTCGATCGCGGTCAGTACGCGACTTTCAAAGCCACCTTCCCATTCGAAGAAACCGACGATCAGTCCATGGCAATCAACGCGGTAATGTCGGATATGTGCCAAGCAAAAGCCATGGACCGTCTGGTATGTGGTGATGTTGGTTTTGGTAAAACAGAAGTCGCCATGCGAGCCGCCTTTGTAGCAACCGACAACGGTAAACAGGTAGCGGTATTAGTGCCAACGACTCTGCTTGCTCAGCAGCACTTTGAAAACTTCCGTGATCGCTTCGCTAATCTGCCGATTCGTGTAGAGGTGCTATCACGCTTTAAGTCGGCCAAAGAACAGAAAGTAATTCTGCAAGATCTAGCCGAAGGTAAAGTCGATATCGTGGTTGGTACACACAAACTGCTTTCGAGTGATATCAGGTTCAAAGATCTTGGTCTGCTTATCGTCGATGAAGAGCACCGCTTTGGTGTGCGCCAGAAAGAGAAAGTGAAAGCGATGCGTGCAGATGTCGATATCCTGACTCTTACCGCAACACCTATCCCACGTACGCTCAACATGGCGATGAGCGGAATGCGTGATCTCTCCATCATTGCAACTCCTCCGGCGCGTCGCTTAGCAGTCAAAACATTTGTCCGTCAGCGCGAAGAGCCTGTTATACGTGAAGCGGTATTACGAGAAATCATGCGTGGGGGTCAGGTTTACTTCCTGCACAATCAGGTAGAAACCATCGAAAAGACCGCCGAAGATTTGCAAAAACTGGTTCCGGAAGCGCGTATCACCGTTGCGCACGGCCAAATGCGTGAGCGTGAGCTAGAACGAATCATGAATGACTTTTACCACCAGCGTTTTAATGTTCTGGTGTGTACTACGATCATTGAAACAGGCATCGATGTACCGACCGCGAACACTATTATCATGGATCGTGCAGATAACCTTGGCCTGGCTCAGTTACACCAGCTGCGTGGTCGTGTTGGCCGTTCTCACCACCAGGCTTACGCTTACTTATTAACGCCTCACCCGAAAGCCATGACCAAAGATGCCATTAAACGTCTCGATGCAATTGCCTCTCTCGAAGATCTTGGCGCTGGCTTTACCCTCGCGACGCACGATTTAGAAATTCGTGGTGCCGGTGAACTACTTGGTGATGAACAAAGTGGGCAAATTCAGTCAGTTGGCTTTACACTGTATATGGAAATGCTTGAACAAGCAGTCGAAGCACTGAAAGAAGGTAAAGAGCCATCATTAGACGATTTGCTTCGTGAGCAAACAGAAGTTGAGATGCGTATACCAGCACTTTTACCTGATGATTACATTCCGGACGTTAATACTCGTCTTTCAATGTATAAACGTATTGCCAGCGTAACCAATGCTGATGAGCTATCTGAGTTAAAAGTGGAGCTGATTGACCGGTTTGGCCTTCTTCCTGATGCAGCGAAAAACCTGTTGGCCGTATCAGAATTGAAATTTTCTGCCGGCAACCTGAAAGCGAAAAAAATTGAAGCACATGATAAAGGTGGATTCGTAGAGTTTTACCCTGATGCTGACATAAATCCGATGTATTTGGTTAAACTTCTCCAGTCGCAACCGAAGAAATTTGCAATGGAAGGTCCAACTAAGTTCAAGTTTAGCGTACCATTAACAGACCGACGTAAACGCGTTCAGTTTGTGAAAGACTTACTGAATGATTTTAAACAGAATTTATTACCAACGAGCTAA
- a CDS encoding peptidoglycan binding protein CsiV → MRILIPLLLLCVSMPSWAQRQFDIEVIIFKRAVDAESTSESWPDELPEIEMMNVGSLDSDAYRSSKGVTVLPSSSFHLNPQEAALNSHAGFKVLKHVAWRQGDQGQRSAPVFRIVGGRDFSESYYADGSPNDGSNTTFSSDGYSESNVNGPLYELDGKIQIYVQHYLFAETTMDLREPSVRQVRLESTPTDQLTDEMGIIDGNVQIGNLADVSPMVTEEKFLKTYRLDQKRRMRSGETHYLDSPLMGMIIQVRRVE, encoded by the coding sequence ATGAGAATACTGATCCCGTTATTACTTCTATGTGTCTCTATGCCTTCTTGGGCACAACGCCAATTTGATATTGAAGTAATCATTTTCAAGCGAGCAGTCGACGCTGAAAGCACGAGTGAATCCTGGCCAGACGAATTGCCTGAGATCGAAATGATGAATGTAGGCAGTTTAGATAGCGATGCTTATCGCTCTTCTAAAGGTGTCACTGTTCTGCCGAGTTCCTCGTTCCATCTAAACCCACAAGAAGCGGCTCTGAACAGTCATGCAGGATTTAAAGTGCTGAAGCATGTTGCATGGCGACAGGGAGATCAGGGCCAGCGCAGCGCACCTGTTTTTCGTATCGTCGGCGGACGAGACTTTTCTGAATCCTATTACGCTGATGGCAGCCCGAATGACGGCAGCAATACAACCTTTTCCAGTGATGGTTACAGTGAGTCCAACGTAAACGGCCCGCTGTACGAATTGGATGGCAAGATTCAGATCTACGTTCAGCACTATTTGTTTGCAGAAACGACAATGGATTTGAGGGAGCCTAGTGTCCGTCAAGTACGTTTAGAATCAACACCAACAGATCAGCTAACCGATGAGATGGGAATCATAGATGGAAATGTTCAAATTGGTAACTTAGCGGACGTTTCTCCAATGGTTACAGAAGAGAAGTTCCTTAAAACCTACCGACTGGATCAAAAACGCCGTATGCGAAGCGGCGAAACACACTACCTGGACAGCCCGTTAATGGGCATGATTATCCAAGTGCGTCGTGTGGAGTAA